A single window of Coffea eugenioides isolate CCC68of chromosome 7, Ceug_1.0, whole genome shotgun sequence DNA harbors:
- the LOC113778479 gene encoding uncharacterized protein LOC113778479: MFREREKRNSLMEEDQGENQILEINLISAQGLKTPSGSRRRMQTYALAWVDPATKLRTRTDRVGAENPTWNELFLFRVSSHFLACEPSGVTVEIYAVGYIRDYLIGTVRFLLSSCLGKFPSSADAIGTPAFTAVQIRRPSGRFHGVLNIAASVCSSTCSDFEIFSGASAISFRDLMGAEIKKEKEDDRRRRRRLSRIGSSRSMQSCGGESCDFDFSSLDLSSDGAESTTSSSSTASNVLKEWNGVRTEVAGKLKELKNEGGGGGLLCGLMLQRKIRFCPSDPNLRFWEESLES, from the coding sequence ATgtttagagagagagaaaagaggaaTTCATTAATGGAGGAGGACCAAGGGGAGAATCAGATTCTGGAGATTAACCTGATCTCGGCCCAAGGTTTAAAGACGCCGTCCGGAAGTCGTCGCCGGATGCAAACCTACGCACTCGCTTGGGTTGACCCGGCAACCAAGCTCCGGACCCGAACCGACCGTGTCGGAGCCGAAAACCCTACTTGGAATGAGTTGTTTCTTTTTCGGGTTTCTTCCCACTTCCTTGCCTGCGAACCCTCCGGCGTCACCGTCGAAATCTACGCCGTGGGCTACATCAGAGATTATCTCATCGGCACCGTACGGTTTCTGCTGAGTAGTTGCCTCGGGAAATTCCCCTCTTCGGCCGACGCAATTGGAACTCCGGCGTTCACTGCGGTCCAAATCCGGCGTCCTTCCGGTAGGTTTCACGGAGTCCTCAACATCGCCGCTTCGGTTTGCAGCAGCACTTGTTCCGATTTTGAAATATTCAGCGGTGCGTCGGCAATTAGTTTCCGTGATCTGATGGGTGCTGAGatcaagaaagaaaaggaggatGATCGCCGGAGACGGCGAAGGCTGAGCCGCATAGGGTCGAGTAGGAGCATGCAGTCATGCGGTGGAGAATCTTGTGACTTTGACTTCTCGTCGTTGGACTTGTCGTCGGATGGTGCTGAATCGACGACGTCGTCTTCGTCGACGGCGTCCAATGTTTTGAAAGAATGGAACGGAGTCAGAACGGAGGTGGCCGGAAAACTCAAGGAACTGAAAAATGAGGGTGGTGGAGGAGGATTACTGTGCGGACTTATGCTGCAGAGGAAGATTCGTTTCTGCCCGTCCGATCCAAATTTGCGTTTCTGGGAAGAGTCGTTGGAAAGTTAG